A DNA window from Rhipicephalus sanguineus isolate Rsan-2018 chromosome 8, BIME_Rsan_1.4, whole genome shotgun sequence contains the following coding sequences:
- the LOC125759490 gene encoding uncharacterized protein LOC125759490, with translation MSQQMHSDAPTRPGGAGVGGDGKNSTELVQQILRVPRDHGVVTVFRDSKILTTWAYAMLKTNLVYDTEKTFPGVLTSLSRLPVDRPYLYIPHGTYLNLPAHTRAVSCSVKVTPHGLRTPWKTGSSVVQPVNSDMLVYGLSSVGLNHYLDTGMCRVKKGETNNPMKPQSYLPFQEKDHSDLAKSYWGLKITPGNEDDDGDDEKSIPACMGVPRHNFAYDFIHIHKASPRLTKFVNQFPFKGHVGTPIVNYEYQFGSDAWLKMGPTYNAGNELLTRDGE, from the exons ATGTCGCAGCAGATGCACTCAGACGCCCCCACCCGTCCAGGCGGAGCAGGAGTTGGAGGTGACGGTAAAAATTCGacagagctcgttcagcagattttgcgcgtacctcgcgaccacggagtggtcacagtcttccgtgacagcaaaatactcaccacatgggcctacgcaatgctgaagaccaatttagtttatgacaccgagaaaacgtttccaggagtcctgactagcctgtcacgcttgccagtggaccggccgtatctttacattcctcacggcacctaccttaacctaccagctcacacaagagctgttagctgctctgtcaaggtaacccctcatggtttacgcacgccatggaagacgggctcttcggttgtccaacccgtcaactctgacatgctagtttatggccttagctccgtcggactgaaccactacttggataccggcatgtgtcgtgtgaagaaaggcgagacaaacaacccgatgaagccacagtcttatttaccatttcaggagaaggaccactcggatttggctaagagctactggggtctaaagatcacacccggaaacgaggatgacgatggcgatgacgaAAAGAGCATACCTGCGTGCATGGGTGTACCACGTCACAACTTTGCTTACGACTTTATTCACATTCACAAGGCAAGTCCCCGCTTGACCAAGTTCGTAAACCAGTTTCCGTTCAAAGGTCACGTGGGCACACCTATAGTCAACTATGAGTACCAGTTTGGAAGTGACGCATGGCTAAAGATGGGTCCAACTTATAACGCGGGAAACGAGTTGCTAACTC GAGACGGAGAATAA